The genomic region TGTGGAAGGTGTGGTGTGGAAGGTATATTTGGAACAAATTTTCTAAGGATGAAGGTCAATAAAACATTTCAACTATCACACAAAGAACTCAATGTACAATCAATGATATAGGCCCATCAGGGGACAGCTGGTCAATctgttattataaattttaataataataatttatttaaactaatttaaaaatacctacattatcCAGATCTCTAGGCAAAGAATGCACAGGTATGGGCTGCCAGGGTATCTCCGGGTGCCACATTTGTCTCTCAGAGGGTGGGTACAGGCCTGCAAGGAACGTGTACGCACTCATCATGCATCTAGAGGCATCACTGCTGCGAATGTACACATCCTTCTCGTAATATTCCTCTGGTATAAAGTTTGCATAGTAACTACGGAACTTCTTGCCCAGTTCGTACATTTGAAGCTTTCCTGCCTGTGGACATAAAGAAATCcttatcaacccattgccaaggtctacttggcttctggagcaaGCTTGGAAGCTCGCACATTAcatcttaattattataagtggttatattatattgtgctgtacactatattatgggaagacactgcctcctgaaacacagttttcacttcatcaggaggcagggcctcacaccaaagtctgtaaataatgttctgttcagataataaagatttatttatttatttatttatctactttaaaagaagtaatttaaaaaaatattttaataaatggcATACATTTGTCAGACTACCAAGTCCATCAGGCCACTGATAGTTTTTAAAGGGATCACTTTTGTAGGAGGTGTTTGGGGCACGAGCTCCATGGCGGAAGAACTGcaacattaaattatttttattggtacaAAAAAACAGATGTGCTGAATATGCTAttcaaaaatcaataaaaaaaaaaacaatattgttATGTATACAGTATTCTAGTGAGGAGTGTTAATGGGTTATGTTTAGATGTAAGGACCCATGGTtactttgtttgtttgtgttgTAGAAACTATTGTATGGCAACCTCATTTTGTGTCAGGGTACTTAACTAATACCTTTGTAAACATGCATCAAACTCAAGTGTTGTATTTATGTTTCTAAACATATTAAATGTAATCATAAAATAAGTGCAGATATAAGCAATAAGTGTAAGTACATTGAATTGTAATTTCATTCTAAATAATCCTATTTATTGTGAACTCGCTAATGTCCAGCATACAATGCAAAATGCAATGCCACTAGTGCACCACCTATTTACTGCATGTTCATTGTTGGTACTACATAAGAACCCTTAATCACAATTCATCACAATTGGACAAAATATATTTACCATTTTTAAAGGCAAAATTAAATCTAAACtatattagaatttagaatatgtagaatagaaaagttttttatttaaatatacatttacaaaGTACTATTGAATTGTCAAGTGTATCTACCACTATTGATAGAATATTACATTTAGTGTACTTACAATAATAACCATCCGTAATGTTTTGGACTCGTAAGGTAGAGTTTCGCTCAGCACACAATACCCAAGCAGGCAACTGAGTACTGCCAGGCCTAGCACCACAACAGCAGTGGTTGTTGATCTCTTCGGAATTGTGTGACATGTTGCTACTGCCTTGGGAGAGTGTGACCTTCATAAACCATAATAAtttgatgaatatttttttatgattgcTTATTATGACCACAGTCTCAACCAACAAATAGTATCTAGTTTGAATGACAAGCCCAATTAAAAAACTTCCAGAACTGACCCAACTAGAAATCAAACCTGAGACTTTCTATATAATGCAAGGTCATAGAGAACACTGCTGTGCCAGAAACCATAAAAAACAAAGTGTTAGAGGGTCATACCCAAGTATTTCTACTCAGATTATACCAACATGCAAGTGTGTCTAGTTTGTTAATTCTTGGTGCCTCAATCAAaccattttaacaaaatttgtcACAATACAAGTCCTAACAACTAAGATACCTTTGACACCGGAAAATAAAGgattacctactaattaatgaGGAACCAATAGCTTAATTCAAATCCGCTGATACAGACAAACCTTTAttgtgcaacatgcagcatgcgatatgcaccgcccgctctTGCGGTGGTGGTGTGTTGcttggcttttcctgcatgtttagcagggCAGGGCGGGTAGTgtatatcgcatgctgcacatTGCACCACCCAAATTAGTCtattttagcggattatagctcttatttagatattttgatTCCTTATTCTTCATGTTGTTCGTATGTCCTTCTATACAATTTTGTACTAAGAAAGTCGCAGTAATCGACACACGCATAGCGAGAAACTCATTCAAAAATGGCACAGCAAATGAGTTTGTGCTAAGAAACAAAACCGTAAAACAATTTTAGACTCCTTATTTACCTTCGCCAAGTATCATCATTTTCGTACTCCATTTTCATAGTTTAATAGCAGTTAACACTTATTTATTTGGTTTAACTGTGAGCTGACAAATGCAGATCATAATTTCTTCACAAAATCAACCAAGCAAAATCTTTAGAAAATACCTTgaagttgaaaataaaaacaggATCAAAAACACTTCCTTCGAAGTCGAATCACGAATGGTCTAAATGGGTCTAAAATTGACGTTTGttatcattttgatttttaacatttggtttattttttattagtgtTAACGACGGGTAACATTGATACAGTAACGAGGGGTTTAGGAATCAATTTTATGTTTCAAATAGTTTTGGATAGatacggtaggtacctatattttgtggAATGAGTTTGGAATGAGTTATTTCTGGACGTTACTAAAGTCTAAACCAATAATCATTTACTTTCAATTTTACTTTACAAAAGTAAACATAAAGCTAACTAAATAGTCGCAGATTTTTTTACTAAgcaggtaactaggtacctactttaattaattaatggctAGATTCGAGATTGTAGATTTTATAGCGACATCCATCTACAATAATTTGCTCGTTGTAAGTTAATGCATCGTAGTGtacaaagactacaatattatatagtgtACTGATAGCTGTAGCATCCTTCGTAGTTACCTAACTAATAACTATGCATACTGCTTAAGAGTTCGAGTAGCGTCATATTACGGTGCCTGTATGTGGAATCCGCCACATTGCTTCTCTCTGAGACTGTCTCGACTCCCGTTCTCCGACAGACTTTAGTCCAAGACTGCAACTTGGAAGTCATCGAGCATTTGTAGGGTGACGCTGGCGATGTTCCTGATTGCTGGTTTTTAAAGATGCGGCCCTTGATGTCTCTTAGCTAAGTCTATCTTATCTTAGGTACCTAGCTCAAAGTTTACCAGGGCCAGCAGGACACCCCGAGGCTATTTTCagtaagtattgaaaatgtgagTCAGGTCGCGTCACTGGTATCATAAGTGGTGTAAAAAGACGTCATATTCTTGGCGGTGCCTTGGACCTTTGTAACCTTGATAAACAATTTACTGTTTATGTTAAAACTCGTATCGATTTTTtggaatataaaaaatactataatttGTTGTGGGAATTTGTATTGgtgcaaaataaattataaaagtataaaattataaaaaaactgcgaataagaaaataaatattacttatgCACAATAATTCTTGATcacaaaatattgtaaaaatagaCCTAATCCTAATatgaatattatacttaaatgtgAAAATTTGGATGTTCGTTACGCCTTAGCGCAACTATGACTGAAAcgatttggctgggaatagaGATTTTTGGTCACATCTTTTATGTTAAAGAGGTAGcctgaatttattttttcaaaaacattagaGACATGTTAGCGTGGCGCTAATATGTTTCTACAACCGTGCTGAATTTAAACTTTATGATAGctcttaagtttatttttaaaatgagtgTGACACACGAACAGACAGACTGGACGGAATTGTAAGAGTATAACCTTGTTTTACAAGGAATCCCTAAAAAAGATCACAgattaaaagtaatttatagtAGGGTTGCCTGTCAACTAAAGCGAAGCAGAGCGGAGACGTGTTCAATAGACCAATCAGAACttgattacggtaaaatgacagctacagtatgataactgataatcgtaaacactttttatcaaacttcaAAACGGTTGCTTAGCAAGCAAGTTCTTCGCTTCGCTCCGCTCCGCTTTAGTAGACAAACACTCTATACTAGAATTCGAGTATTTGTTGGAATGAAGTCGACATCCCTTATTTACTGGCGACACCAGAATGGACTGCAGTAAATGGATCAAAATCCAATTTCACAAGTTCCACCGATTTTTCCCACAGTTTCTTCGCGCTTTCATCATTGAGGCCCCTTCTGTTAAGATTTTTTACCACGCAAtcgctgaaaaataaaaattaaaaattacttattatgatTTAAACATGGAAGTGTCTAGAGTCTAGATGGCCAcaaattttagtttaattaaaaacaatattcaGCCTTCAGCCGTACGTGAATTTATTAGTTATTAGCTTTTTGTTCCCTATTGCAAACTTATGACATTCGATTTTTAAAGGTACCAACTACCTACTAATAGGCCTAGTATAATTTAACTacacaaaaacacaaaaatgtttctacctaaATCTAGACTGAAACAATGCAACCGATGTGCgccaaaccggtttcattagaaaggcaataatgcgattATGATTTTTAGCGTAGTAGGACACGCCAGGTATCCTCCAGTACAATGTAATATATAGGTAaggtaaaatatacctatagtataaTCCAGTTTCGTTTGCGCATTTCTCATCCACTGCGCAATAAATTGTTGTTTGCGCGCCAAGTTCTggtgatttaaaaaatgggTAGAAAAGAGCACCAACAATTCTTCTAGCACCTTTGAATAGCATCTCATCCATATGCCGCCCAAGCTCTGTCCTTATAACGCCGGGGTGCAAACTGTACGTATTTACACCTTCTATATTGTGGGCctacaaaattaaaagtataataggtaagtatcagGTAATATATTACCATGTGTTTGGACTTTGGAGCCAAACATGTTTATTTCTCAGCCTTCCTCAGAAattggctattttttttttaaaaacgtcCTCAAGTGTACCTACACTAACATAAataacgtttttagggttctgtacaagCCTCTGTGATAGTAATTTATTGCGAATATTActagtttttatttagtttcttgttttaaatttaatgtcCAAGGTGCATTACTGTGTGATCGGCTGTAACAGTCGTAGCAAACGTCAAGTTAAATTAAAGGTAGTGTGATTAGTATACTAGGGTCAGTACAATTAGGTACATTCCTGGttactaatttaattaagtattcaTCTTCTCATTTATGTATGCTATAGTCGTATTGTAAGGCCATGGATAAAACATATAGTTTAAAATAGATTTAATGATCATCTTGCTGAATACTTAGTTTGAATACTAAGTTCACTTTtacctaggtatataattatGGGTATTAGAAGTTCTTCTTCGTCGACGTTTTCCACATCATGAGTAGTGTCCTCGAGTTCAACAATAAAGTCTACTGGGTAGGTACCTCTAATACTAATATATAATCAACaatttctaaatcccatcagttttgatagtcaggtcccctgcagcatcaggattgaagagatggaatccaaattttttataggacAATGTCGCAGTTTCtctaacaattaaaaaaaaatattaatcaattcccagttcatttgaTTGGATGCTTACCTTAAGCTTAGCTGCTAGCTCTCTCGAAAACAGAATATTTGCAAGTTTGCTCTGTGAATATGCTTCTCCTGCATTATAATTTCTTTTCTCATAGTTCAAATCATCAAAGTTTATATcatttcctgaaaaataatcattatttaaCTAAACTGTTCAGCAACTCGTTCCCAAGCTCTCTTATCATATTTTAATCAAACCTTTTaattgtaataggatttttcaataagtttacattttatgaaaactttgaacttataaaaaaatcttatcaaACTGGTTAATAGGGGATACATACTAATATAAGCTGCTGAAGACACAGTAACAATCCTTGCCGGAGTACTGTTCTTTATACAAGGCAATAACAGCATCGTCAGAAGAAAGTGACCCAAGTGGTTAGTGCCAAACTGAGTCTCAAACCCATCCTCCGTGACCCCCTTCGGACACATCATTACACCCGCATTGTTCACAAGTATGTTCACATAAGGTTCTGTATCTAAGATTTTCTTCGAAAATTCTCGAACAGATTTTAGAGAGGTTAAGTCACATTTTTCGACCACAAGATCACCTTTCTCTGGTAAATCTTTGCAGGTCTGTTCTATATCGTTCTTCGCAGCTTCAGCTTTGTCTATGTTTCTACATGCCATTATTACTTTAGCacctaaaataataacatttaatcAACTCTTAGGTAATTTGTAAAATTTAGTGTCtgtgcaaaacaaaatagtcagacaaaaaattgcaaaattaaTCACTCATATGGAATATTTTTTCTATGATaaagatatacttacttagataaATCAACAAAAAAGCAATGTTGATTGGCTAATAAATTTAAGGAATAAGAATCCCAAAATCCAAGCCAAGCTGATAGagttgttattataatattatgtacctatttattattattttcatatctaTCCGATTGCAGGGAAGCCCAAAGAAGAGTTATGTGTTTGAACTGTATGtttgttttagtatttttaaatgcTCACAGCGTAGTTCAATGACCTTTATTAAATTGGTCAGTCTACCAGACATCAATGTACCAGATAGCTACCCAAGTATTCAATTGAATTTGGAATTGGAAAGAAAAAGAGTTTGTAAAAAAGTATTTATcaatattgttattaattattatttcatcattattaaattaactaggtaccaaacgtttgaaaaatattttactactagttgattcccgcgacttcgtcagcgtgaatttaggtttttaaaaattccatgggacATGTGTGATTTGTGAACCTTTTGATTTTGTGGGATAAAAGTATTCTGTCCGTCCCCCAGATGCAAACTATGTCCTTGCCAAAATATGTTCAGTGTTTTAtgcgtgaaaaggtaacaagcCGACAGATAGGTCAGTAGGTACTTTCTTTTAGACCGTATAGATTGTGAGTAACTTtcttaaaaatacttacctcttttataaaaatccagtaCAGTTTCTTTTCCTATCCCTGTATTGCATCCTGTAACAATAGCGGTTTTGCCTGCCAATTTGACATTACTGTAACAACGTCCGCTAAATAAAGGCATGATTAAAAACTATATTTTCGAAATTACACAAGTAGGGTACACTAGAGATTCACTATggaaaatcactttttaaaagtttcaactttcaagtcaacataaaataataaacttggtCGAAATTCGAATCAGACTGCAATGTTCTTGGCTCAAATTCggaattcaaaatgttttattcCGTTTCAAGAAGATCAAGACATCAAGGTCAGCTACTCCCACTGGCTACCACCAGGGCCGGCTATCCTACGGTATTTCAAATATGCTTAGGTACATTGCAAGTACATGTCTTCTATCTCACATAATTAGTATGGGTAGACATTAAGCTTCTCGCTTCACTACCACAGCTATATTTTACGCAcacgtttgaaattttttattactatatgtATTATAGTTATATGGAATGGTCGCACGAGGAGTGTGACCAGCTAAGGGTTTTACCCTAAAGGTGGAAGAAAAACGagcttagatttttatagaaaaaagtataatattttattggatttaactttaaatttcatgttgccaaaattaaaggtttttaagaatcatagagcaaatttaagtaaaataatatatttaggtttgaaattacagtgatataacatgataaccattttttgaataaagtaatataaaacagagtagcagtaacatacaaaatataaaaatgttcaatGTCGTTCATTGGATTTCTCATTTCAATAGGTAcgattaaaaatctgaatttgggggaaataaaatcaaatgtcgACAACACtgttgataaaacaaaaatcaataaaaatggcgtaacgtagaaatcaataaaatacaaaaactttttagccaatttaaatcactgtttcatatgtttttcttagaaatttatcgtctttttttcttaaattgagtATACTTGTTTTGTATACACTCGTATAAAGAATCAGTGAGCGCTAATAACCATAACCGCGATTGAGAAATGTATTCCTTGGTTTGGACTTGCATTTTGCGTTTTCACGAAGATCAAAGGAAAGGTGGCCCACATCTAGCGAATGCCGAAGATGCACCAAACATCTTCTGGGGGTTCTGGGGACTTCTGGGGGTGTTCTTACTGTGAAGGCGATAAGGGCATGTAAAACAACCTCCAAGTGCAAGCTGCTGGAAAAACTACCTCAGGAGAGTGGCTGGACGAGAACGACTGGATGGAAAAGGCTAAAGGGACTCTCATACATGCATGCAGTATGATAACTATATAAGACTGCAATTACGGAGGTGGAAAGCATAGTTTTGTCATCACAGAGTaagtattactagatgatgcccgcgactttgttcgcgtgacttagattttttaaatcccatgggaactctttcattttctgggatgaaaattagtatcctatgtctcctccaggatgcaagctatttcagtgccaaatagatgatgcctgtgacttcatccacgtggaattagatttttaagaactctttcatttcatgGAACAAGAAATAGCCTGCATccatctccgagatgcaagctatcaccacaaaatttcgtcaaatttggttaaatggataggctgtgaaaagttacagttacactttcacgttcataatattggtatggattaatttcagatgaatttcttcattaaacatgccaaatccaaatatatccattatacCAAATAAACAGGGATATTCTCACTGATGAGTGGCTAAAAATGTTCATTATGTTGTTCATTGTGAAGTGTGAACTCTTTAATACACTTCAAAGcttcctataaaataaacactttgaTACTCATGACTTTgtttcggtttttcaaaattcctatcTATGAGATggatactctttaattttctaggataaaaagcatGGCTCTTAAAATGCCTATCTGTGTCTCCAGATGCAAGCTGTTTCTCTGTGGGATTTCTCCAAATCTGTTTCTTTTGTTgagctaaaaaagaaaatttactctattaatgaatgataatataatttaccattTACTTTATGTTTCTGCCTTAACTTTCCAGAATAAGGAGTTGGTCATCTGAATTGGTGTTTACACTGGGAACACAGTGAAATCCTGCACCTGAGGTGCTGTGTGAGAAGCTACAAAACTGAAAAAGAAACATGTTGGAACTATACCAGGCATTCCTGAACAAATTGAGGCAAGTAAAACAGtggtttattaaatatcataccatatatctatacatataaaaatcactgactgactgacttaccaatgcacagctcaaactacttgacggatgggGCTGAATTTTGGTATGCAAATAGTCATTACGGTAGACGTagctaagaagggatttttgaaaattcaacccataaggggtttgaaatttgtatagtccacatggaaggtggagaaccgtgtttggtggcccactcttggaaaggcctatgcccagcagtgaacgcatacaggctgatggaattgaatgtcatagactaaggattaaatacacaaacttGGCTGATTTCTGTTTTTATACAATGTGCAGACTATATTCATACACCTCATATTAAGAACCTGTActacttattttacattcacTATACAAGCTTACACCCGTCATTTTGTCTGTAGAAAAACAATAATGGCTTTATttagactttatttaattttccagtatatatagtatggtatccatcttcaggatgcaagctatctttctgGTAAACATCTAAATTGGTTTCATTGTTAAGCTATGAAAAAGTGACATGCACAGGTagctaattacaattttagtaaagatctctaactttttgaaaataaaatatagcctatgtcactcatgaATTGCTCAGCTTTCTACTGGtctaagaatttaaaaaatcggttcagcagtttcagaTGTCAGATGCACATGaagatcttttttatttatttgtttttttatagcAATTCCATAAATACTTTCCTTAAAtctaacatccatactaatattataattgcgaaagtgtgtctgtctgtctgtctatctgtctgtctgtctgtctgtctgtctgtctgctactttttcacggcccaacagtttaaccgattctgacgaaatttggtatagggttagcttatatcccggggacggacacaggctactttttatcccggaaaatcaaagagttcccacgggattcttaaaaacctatccgctgtacgatttgtatgaaatttggtactaaggtagcttgcgtccctgtaattgacataggcaactttttatcccggaaaatcaaccagt from Maniola jurtina chromosome 4, ilManJurt1.1, whole genome shotgun sequence harbors:
- the LOC123864807 gene encoding retinol dehydrogenase 11-like translates to MPLFSGRCYSNVKLAGKTAIVTGCNTGIGKETVLDFYKRGAKVIMACRNIDKAEAAKNDIEQTCKDLPEKGDLVVEKCDLTSLKSVREFSKKILDTEPYVNILVNNAGVMMCPKGVTEDGFETQFGTNHLGHFLLTMLLLPCIKNSTPARIVTVSSAAYIRNDINFDDLNYEKRNYNAGEAYSQSKLANILFSRELAAKLKAHNIEGVNTYSLHPGVIRTELGRHMDEMLFKGARRIVGALFYPFFKSPELGAQTTIYCAVDEKCANETGLYYSDCVVKNLNRRGLNDESAKKLWEKSVELVKLDFDPFTAVHSGVASK